The DNA window TGAATTATTCAGATTTCTAATCGATAAAATTCCATCTATTAGATATCTGAATGCAACACAATTAAAATCAAACGCGGTTTACAATATTATTACTTAATCCTTGGATCATCTGAATGGATTCTTTTATACGACTTAAGTTGTCTTCCGAGTAGGGGAGAGTCATTCTTATCGTTTGTTTGAGTTCATGAATTTCTCTATAGATGTCAATGAGTAATGTCACATCGTCTGTTATGTCATTAGCATAAAGATATTTAACCATTGAGTGAAGGCGAGTTGGTATATCCATATAACAAATTTCTGTGGGGCTAATATCAATTATATTATTAAAAATCCACATCTGCAAATTGAGGGAAATGATTTTTTCGATTCGAGATATATCTTCTTTTGTGTTTTTGGATTTTATACTTTTATAAAATTTGCATCGATTGTCGAGATAATTGATGATTATTTTTTGGTTAAATCCTTTTGGTTTTAACGTTTGCCATTCCTTTTGTAAAATCTGGAGATGATTTTTTCCGTATACATGTTGACCGAGTTCACAAAGATGAACTGCTGTTGGTTCGAAAATTCTCATTCTGTAACTTAGAGAATCCATGTCGCCGGCTACGAGACTAACTGCCGAACTAGTATCTATAAAATCTAATGCTTCAGATATTTCTTGTATGAAACTAGTTCTAAGTTGGTCAGTAGGATCAGCGAGTAAGTAAAAGTTATAATCGGAAAGTTCGTTATCATCTCCACGTGATTTTGATCCGTAAAAGACTAATTGAAATGGTTTGATAGATTTTACTCGGTCGAGTTTTTCTGTAACTTCTCCGAGAAGTGTTTCGTCAGTTGTGTTCATAGTTATTCAAAAAATAATTTCATTCTAGCAAGATTCTCAATGATTGCTTTAAATGCTCTATCCCTTTCTTCATTTCCTTTGAAAGGAAGAGACTTAATATTATTTAAGTCGTGATAGATAATTTCAATCGTTGGATTATTTGCATTCTTTTTAATAGTCGATACAAAGTCTAGATTAATTACTTCTGTGTCACCTAATTTTAACCACATAGTTATGCTCCTTTTTGTTTAGGTTCGATACATTAATACTATCGGCAAAAAACGTCAACCATAAGTTTTGCAATTTATTGACTAAATTTTCTTTTTGAGAGATTTTTTTTCTAAAGATTGACTGTGTGTATTCTATAATTTTCTACCCCAATGCATAGCCACATTTCCGAATACAAAATTTTTATACGAGACATTTTGAAAATTTGATTTTTTGATTAATCTTTCAAGTGAATCTTGATCGGGATAAGAAAGTGAGGATACTGGTAAGTAGTCGAACATGTCATTTTTTGCACCCCAAATTATATAACCTAGTAGGGGAACTATTCGAAAAAAGTAAAAGTCAGCAAAAAAACGAATGACTGGATTTTTTACTTTTCCTACATCTAAGTTGATAAATAATCCTCCCGGTTTTAGAACTCTGTAAATTTCTGAAAGGGATTTCTCAAGATTATCAACATTTCTGAGTCCGAACCCAACTGTCACAACATCGAATTTATTTGAAGCTAAATTTTTTAAGTTAGTAGCATCTCCTATTTCAACTTTGGATTTAGAAATATTTTGCAGCCTTTGTCTGGCAACTTTTAGCATTTTTTCAGAAAAATCAACCGAGTAAACTTCTTTCGAAAGATTTAGATTAGTTAAACGAATCGAAATATCTCCGGTTCCGCAACATAAATCTAAGCAGTCTAGATTTGTATTCGGAAATGTTTTTTTAATTAAGGAGATAATTGAGTTTTTCCAATGTCTATGAAGAAAAAAACTATTTAGATCATTGAATAAATCATACTTAGAAGCGATCACATCAAAATTAGTACGCACAAATTCTGCTTTGACTTGTGTGTCTGGCATTTTAAATTCAGTCATAGTTTATCCTTTATTTTAAATAGAAATTTTTCGTCTTGAAAAAAAACTTCCTGAATTTGAAAATCGTATCAAGTGAGGTAATGCGATGGAGTCTTTAGATTTAACAGTTTATGCAGCCCCTGTTTTTGCAGTTAGCATTTTACTAGAAAATATAATTGCGAGTAAAAGAAGTCCCGACCGTTTTCAAATTAAGGATTCAATTACTAGTATTGTAATGGGAATTGGGAGTGTACTTATCAACTTAGTTACAGCTTTTATTGTTCTTATGGAATATACGTTTGTCTCTCAGTTTTCTTTTTTTAAAATCGAACCTGTTTGGTGGTCATGGCTCGTGTTATTATTCGCGGAAGATTTTTGTTATTACTGGTTTCATCGTATTGGACACGAGAGTCGTTTTTTTTGGGCATCACATGTTGTACATCACTCTTCTGAAAGTTACAATCTCTCTACTGCCGTACGACAGACTTGGACTGGAACGATGATTAATTCTGCGTTTTGGTTTCCGCTTATTTTGTTAGGTTTTCCTCCTGCTATGGTTATCACGCAACAGGCTATTAGCCTCATCTATCAATTTTTTATTCACACCGAACAAGTAAAAAAAATGGGCATCTTGGAGCTAATTCTAAATACCCCCTCACATCATCGTGTACATCACGGAAGTGATTTGAAATATCTAGATAGAAATTACGCAGGGATTTTTATTATTTGGGAT is part of the Leptospiraceae bacterium genome and encodes:
- a CDS encoding ubiquinone/menaquinone biosynthesis methyltransferase, with protein sequence MTEFKMPDTQVKAEFVRTNFDVIASKYDLFNDLNSFFLHRHWKNSIISLIKKTFPNTNLDCLDLCCGTGDISIRLTNLNLSKEVYSVDFSEKMLKVARQRLQNISKSKVEIGDATNLKNLASNKFDVVTVGFGLRNVDNLEKSLSEIYRVLKPGGLFINLDVGKVKNPVIRFFADFYFFRIVPLLGYIIWGAKNDMFDYLPVSSLSYPDQDSLERLIKKSNFQNVSYKNFVFGNVAMHWGRKL
- a CDS encoding sterol desaturase family protein — encoded protein: MESLDLTVYAAPVFAVSILLENIIASKRSPDRFQIKDSITSIVMGIGSVLINLVTAFIVLMEYTFVSQFSFFKIEPVWWSWLVLLFAEDFCYYWFHRIGHESRFFWASHVVHHSSESYNLSTAVRQTWTGTMINSAFWFPLILLGFPPAMVITQQAISLIYQFFIHTEQVKKMGILELILNTPSHHRVHHGSDLKYLDRNYAGIFIIWDRIFGSFQLEEEVPTYGLVKNIQTYNPIKVAYVEWWNMFKDMYKTGSFVTAIKVMFKPPGWSPAGGTTTGELQRQAGLVK